One Psychrobacillus glaciei genomic region harbors:
- a CDS encoding SLC13 family permease codes for MGAATQDQKKSTKSNLLKYLLIFIPAIIVYLIPTTESYTEDMKIFFVITLIAIVLWALEVINLIVVALALPVAFILSGIATPGDVYAPWAQDLPYLVLGALILSAVLDESGLMKRLAYWFILRGGGSYGGIIFALSTSGFIIAFLVPGSLARIALFASMAFGIIKAVGFEKHSKGAVGLLFGAYNAAVTASFISLTGAEPMLVFNSQLVSMGQEGVSFLGYILHNGPITIIWTYIMAFVITKIFKPEKSIEGKEYFKEQYKALGRFSFQEKKVSVILVLLVALLATSSLHGIALGWIFIGMTFLCFLPGVNLADDNTMKKTNFGMIFFITATMAIGQVAKVVGAGEFIADSITPFMSLGGEYYTVIATWFLSVGLNFVLTPFAASATMAIPLAELAGSLGMSPLPLAYSFVHGLYQLLLPYESTLPLLLFSYMFMTYKQFFKYFSIQMVLNLLFLALIAIPYWYLIGLM; via the coding sequence ATGGGCGCAGCAACACAAGATCAAAAAAAATCAACAAAAAGTAATTTATTAAAATATTTACTAATATTTATACCAGCGATTATCGTTTACTTAATACCAACAACAGAATCTTATACAGAAGATATGAAAATTTTCTTCGTTATTACTTTAATTGCAATAGTTCTGTGGGCACTAGAGGTTATTAACTTAATCGTTGTTGCCTTGGCACTTCCAGTCGCATTCATATTAAGTGGAATTGCAACCCCTGGGGACGTATATGCTCCATGGGCACAAGATCTTCCATACTTAGTACTTGGAGCTTTAATTCTTTCAGCAGTACTTGATGAGTCGGGTCTTATGAAAAGGCTTGCTTATTGGTTTATTTTACGAGGGGGTGGTTCATATGGTGGAATCATTTTCGCACTTTCTACATCTGGTTTCATCATCGCGTTCCTAGTCCCCGGTTCTTTAGCCCGTATAGCACTCTTCGCAAGTATGGCATTTGGGATTATCAAGGCTGTCGGGTTTGAAAAGCATTCTAAAGGTGCGGTAGGATTACTTTTTGGCGCCTACAATGCCGCTGTTACAGCATCCTTTATTAGCTTAACGGGAGCCGAGCCAATGCTCGTTTTCAATAGTCAATTAGTAAGTATGGGACAAGAAGGTGTATCGTTTTTAGGATACATTTTACACAATGGCCCAATCACAATTATCTGGACCTACATTATGGCATTCGTTATTACAAAAATATTCAAACCTGAAAAATCGATTGAGGGTAAAGAATATTTTAAAGAACAGTACAAAGCATTAGGTCGTTTTTCGTTCCAAGAAAAAAAGGTTTCAGTTATCTTAGTTTTGCTCGTAGCTCTACTCGCTACAAGTTCTTTACACGGTATTGCACTTGGTTGGATTTTCATCGGTATGACCTTCCTTTGCTTCCTTCCAGGCGTAAATTTAGCAGATGATAATACGATGAAGAAAACGAATTTCGGTATGATCTTCTTTATCACTGCAACAATGGCAATTGGACAAGTTGCTAAAGTAGTAGGCGCTGGAGAATTTATCGCTGATTCAATAACTCCATTCATGTCACTTGGAGGGGAATATTACACAGTTATTGCAACATGGTTTTTATCTGTCGGCCTGAACTTTGTTCTTACGCCTTTTGCTGCATCAGCGACAATGGCAATTCCTTTAGCTGAACTCGCTGGTTCCTTAGGAATGAGTCCACTTCCTTTAGCGTATTCATTCGTTCACGGCTTATATCAGTTACTGTTACCGTATGAATCTACATTGCCACTATTATTATTTAGTTACATGTTTATGACGTACAAACAGTTTTTCAAATACTTTTCAATTCAAATGGTATTAAATTTACTTTTCTTGGCTTTAATCGCAATTCCATATTGGTATTTAATCGGATTAATGTAA
- a CDS encoding LysR family transcriptional regulator: MKDIRTDYLKAVAEYGSISQAAKALFISQPYLSKFIKTLEEELGVEVLNRQASPMSLTYAGERYLYYMDDAEKIIQKMLIELQGISNMKKGRLKIGVSPILATYTLYKFLPYFMKRYVGIEIELVEESAATLESLLLQNKIDVCVNSLPITNPEILYEHLYEEYNYIVIPSNHSLYKKNLLEGEELDLTLLDGEKFILVKPGLGLRRFTDKVFAFYNIRPRIVLETLNAENAFRLANNGVAITLVPQSVIESVALKVDANLYPLKSLEFKSHIVISYQKNAQLTPAALAFIQMAKERFRNLE; this comes from the coding sequence TTGAAGGATATACGCACAGATTATTTAAAGGCAGTAGCTGAGTATGGTAGTATTTCTCAAGCCGCTAAAGCACTGTTTATTTCTCAGCCATACTTAAGTAAATTTATAAAAACATTGGAAGAAGAGTTAGGCGTGGAAGTACTCAATCGACAGGCTAGCCCGATGTCGCTAACATATGCAGGGGAGAGATACCTTTATTACATGGATGATGCTGAAAAAATCATTCAAAAAATGCTTATTGAATTACAAGGAATTTCTAATATGAAAAAAGGGAGATTGAAGATTGGGGTTAGTCCTATTTTAGCAACGTATACTTTATACAAGTTTTTACCTTACTTTATGAAGCGATATGTAGGAATTGAAATTGAATTAGTCGAAGAGTCTGCTGCAACATTGGAGTCATTGTTGTTACAAAATAAAATAGACGTTTGTGTGAATTCACTTCCCATTACAAATCCAGAGATACTATATGAACACCTATATGAAGAATATAATTACATTGTCATACCATCAAATCATTCGTTGTATAAAAAAAATCTATTAGAAGGTGAAGAGTTGGATTTAACTCTCTTAGATGGTGAAAAGTTTATTCTAGTAAAGCCGGGCTTAGGGCTGCGTAGATTTACTGATAAAGTGTTTGCCTTTTACAATATTCGTCCAAGAATTGTTTTGGAAACGCTAAATGCTGAAAATGCCTTCCGCTTAGCAAATAATGGAGTAGCCATTACATTAGTTCCACAAAGTGTTATTGAAAGTGTAGCTTTAAAAGTTGATGCTAATTTATATCCTTTGAAGAGCCTAGAGTTTAAAAGTCATATCGTTATTAGTTATCAAAAAAATGCTCAATTAACTCCTGCTGCTCTTGCTTTTATTCAAATGGCGAAGGAAAGATTTCGAAACCTTGAATAA
- a CDS encoding YwbE family protein produces the protein MNGQNRKDVKPGLEVYIILKKDQRTGNKTRGTVKDLLTNSSFHPHGIKVRLTDGQVGRVCEIIG, from the coding sequence ATGAATGGACAAAATAGAAAAGATGTTAAACCAGGACTAGAAGTATATATCATATTGAAAAAAGACCAACGAACAGGTAACAAAACAAGAGGCACTGTGAAGGACTTATTAACGAATTCGTCCTTTCATCCACATGGCATCAAAGTTCGTTTAACGGATGGACAAGTAGGTAGGGTTTGTGAAATTATAGGATAA
- a CDS encoding amidohydrolase, which yields MQVESQILQWFTHFHENPEISWKEYETTDKLAEILDELQVPYRRFDDVTGLLAEIGGGKEVIAVRADIDALWQEVDGEFRANHSCGHDANISMVLGALLLIKNEKLNKRIRFIFQPAEEKGNGANSMIDRGAIEDVTHLFGVHLRPIEELPFGKVSPAIHHGAAMFLEGQIKGIDAHGARPHQGKNAIDVAVAIHQALKNLYFSPFEAYSAKLTKIQAGGENANIIPGTASFSIDARAAKNDILFQMKDQIEKDLHSLTQQFDIEIDWEWQDVTPGAEVSIEASAIAREAIIEIVGIENLAEEVITSGSDDFHFYTIRHPEVKAAMIGIGSDLAPGLHHPNMTFNHDSLLIGAKVIAKTLSNIAEKD from the coding sequence TTGCAGGTAGAATCGCAAATATTACAATGGTTTACTCACTTTCATGAAAACCCAGAAATAAGCTGGAAAGAATACGAAACAACAGACAAACTTGCTGAAATATTGGACGAACTTCAAGTACCGTATCGTCGATTTGACGATGTAACAGGTCTATTAGCAGAAATCGGTGGGGGAAAAGAAGTCATTGCTGTTCGTGCAGATATAGATGCTCTTTGGCAAGAAGTCGATGGCGAATTTCGTGCCAATCACTCATGCGGACATGATGCCAATATTTCGATGGTATTAGGAGCTTTATTATTAATCAAAAACGAAAAACTGAACAAACGTATCCGCTTTATATTCCAGCCCGCTGAAGAAAAAGGTAACGGAGCGAATTCGATGATTGATAGAGGAGCAATTGAAGATGTAACCCATCTTTTCGGTGTACATTTACGACCAATCGAAGAGCTTCCTTTCGGAAAAGTATCTCCTGCAATCCATCACGGAGCGGCGATGTTTTTAGAAGGTCAAATAAAAGGAATTGATGCGCATGGGGCACGTCCACATCAAGGCAAAAATGCAATTGATGTAGCGGTAGCAATTCATCAGGCGTTGAAAAACTTGTATTTCTCTCCATTCGAAGCGTATTCTGCAAAATTGACGAAGATACAAGCTGGTGGAGAAAATGCAAATATCATTCCAGGTACTGCATCCTTCTCAATTGATGCACGTGCAGCCAAAAATGACATCTTGTTTCAAATGAAAGACCAAATAGAGAAGGATTTACATTCATTAACTCAACAATTTGATATTGAAATAGATTGGGAATGGCAAGATGTAACACCTGGTGCAGAGGTTTCAATAGAGGCATCTGCAATTGCAAGGGAAGCCATTATTGAAATTGTTGGTATTGAAAATCTTGCTGAAGAAGTGATTACATCTGGCAGTGATGATTTCCATTTCTATACGATTAGACATCCAGAAGTTAAAGCTGCAATGATTGGAATTGGATCCGATCTTGCACCTGGGCTGCATCATCCGAATATGACGTTTAATCACGATTCGCTATTAATCGGTGCCAAAGTTATAGCGAAAACGCTTTCAAATATTGCGGAAAAGGATTGA
- the nhaC gene encoding Na+/H+ antiporter NhaC gives MDEKDKVTAKKEMSLIWALIPLFVMIACMIVTVVILKQGPHIPLIIGTSVAALVAWKHGFKWNDIEEMMYKGIKLALPAVVIIILVGLTIGAWIGGGVVATMIYYGLKIITPALFLVTICIICGVVSLAIGSSWSTMGTIGVAGMGIGLSMGIPAPIIAGAVISGAYFGDKMSPLSDTTNLAAGLTDTDLFVHIRHMFYTTIPGLLIALTVYGILGLQYRNSNIDQESIQQTIFMLEKSFVISPWLLLIPVAVIVLVATKVPAIPALVVGIILGSLAQVFVQGGSLSEAIGALQSGFVIDTGNAMVDDLFNRGGLDSMMYTVSMTLVAMTFGGILEYSGMLQSIMNQILKAAKTAGSLIVSTLIACFATNASCSEQYISIVVPARMFATAYTKMGLKSKNLSRALEDGGTLTSVFVPWNTCGVFILGTLGVGTFEYAPYAVLNLVVPIISVIYALTGFTIQKLSAAEIVEIQNRKAIEA, from the coding sequence ATGGATGAAAAAGATAAAGTGACAGCCAAGAAGGAAATGTCTTTAATATGGGCACTGATTCCTTTATTTGTCATGATAGCTTGCATGATTGTTACAGTAGTAATTTTGAAACAAGGACCACATATTCCATTAATAATTGGTACATCCGTTGCAGCGTTAGTTGCTTGGAAGCATGGGTTTAAGTGGAATGACATTGAAGAAATGATGTATAAGGGGATTAAACTAGCATTACCAGCAGTAGTAATTATTATATTAGTAGGTCTGACAATAGGAGCTTGGATTGGTGGCGGAGTAGTTGCTACGATGATATATTACGGACTTAAAATAATTACTCCAGCACTATTCTTAGTGACGATTTGTATTATTTGTGGAGTTGTTTCGTTAGCTATTGGTAGTTCATGGTCTACAATGGGAACAATCGGTGTAGCGGGAATGGGTATCGGACTAAGCATGGGTATACCAGCACCAATTATAGCGGGAGCAGTTATCTCAGGTGCATATTTTGGGGACAAGATGTCGCCTTTATCGGATACAACGAATTTAGCAGCAGGTTTAACGGACACAGATTTATTTGTACATATTCGTCATATGTTTTATACAACGATCCCAGGACTCTTAATTGCCCTTACGGTATATGGAATCTTAGGATTACAATATAGAAATAGTAATATTGATCAAGAGAGTATTCAGCAAACAATCTTCATGTTAGAAAAAAGTTTTGTCATCTCACCATGGTTATTATTAATACCAGTTGCTGTAATTGTACTTGTAGCTACGAAAGTTCCTGCTATACCAGCATTAGTAGTAGGTATTATTCTTGGGTCTTTAGCGCAAGTATTTGTTCAAGGCGGGAGCTTGTCAGAAGCTATCGGAGCGCTTCAAAGTGGTTTTGTAATCGATACTGGAAACGCAATGGTTGACGATTTATTTAATCGTGGTGGATTAGATTCGATGATGTATACCGTATCAATGACACTTGTCGCGATGACATTTGGCGGTATTTTAGAGTATTCGGGTATGCTTCAATCCATTATGAATCAAATTTTAAAAGCTGCAAAAACAGCGGGTTCACTAATCGTATCTACGCTTATCGCTTGTTTTGCGACAAATGCATCTTGTTCAGAACAATATATCTCTATTGTAGTACCTGCGCGTATGTTCGCAACAGCCTATACAAAAATGGGTCTTAAATCTAAAAATCTATCAAGAGCGTTAGAAGATGGTGGAACACTTACTTCTGTCTTTGTCCCTTGGAACACATGTGGGGTATTTATACTTGGTACTCTTGGTGTAGGCACATTCGAATATGCACCATATGCAGTGTTAAACCTCGTTGTACCAATTATTTCTGTTATATATGCATTAACTGGCTTCACGATCCAAAAACTATCAGCAGCAGAAATCGTAGAAATACAAAATAGAAAAGCAATAGAAGCTTAA